The window CCGAGTTCAAGGCATTCGCGCGGGCCATGCGCATGGCCTTGCAGCCTGACGCCAGAGTGTCGGGGATTCCGTCGACCAAGGGTGCGCTCTAATGCGCACGGGTTTCGCTCAGTCGGAGGTCGCTCGCGTAATGATTTCTTCTGCGATGCCGCAACTCCCAACGGTGTGGGGTGCTGAACGGTGAGTAAGCCCAGTGTCGTCGTCCTTGACTACGGAAGCGGCAATGTTCATTCCGTCGTTAAGGCGCTAGAACTCGCGGGCGCCGACGTTTCCTTGACCGCCGATGCCAAGGCTGTCGCCGAGGCAGACGGTTTGCTCGTTCCTGGGGTTGGCGCGTTCTCTGCGGTTATGGATGCTCTTGCGCGCGTCAACGGGCCCGAAATGATCGATCGTCGCCTGGCCGGAGGGCGCCCAGTATTGGGCATCTGCGTAGGCATGCAGGTCCTTTTTGAGCGAGGCATTGAACGAGGGCAGACGACCGAGGGGCTGGGCGAGTGGCCCGGTACCGTTGAGGAGCTCGATGCGCCTGTAGTTCCCCACATGGGCTGGAACACTGTCGAAGCGGCGCCTGAATCCGCTCTTTTCTCCGGCATCGAAGACGAGCGCTTTTACTTCGTACATTCCTACGCAGCGCGCGACTGGTCGCTCGACATCATTCCGCCGTTTCCTCCTGCTCATCTGACCTGGGCAGACCACGGTGGGCGGTTTCTTGCGGCCGTGGAAAACGGGCCGCTCAGCGCCACTCAGTTCCACCCGGAGAAATCTGGTGAGCCCGGTATCCGGTTGCTTGCCAACTGGCTCGGCACCCTCGGCCGCTAGCCGTCCCGCTCTCGCCTCAACGCGAGTAGTATCTGATTCTTGTCGCGCGTCGCGCACCATCACCCAATCTTGAAAGCCCCGGCATCGTGCCGAGAAAGTCCATGATGAGCGAGTTCAATACGACCCCCGGTCTGACCCTCTTTCCGGCGGTTGATGTCTCCGACGGCAAGGCCGTTCGCCTGACTCGGGGAGAGGCGGGTAGCGAAACCAGCTACGGCGACCCCGTTGCAGCCGCAGAAGCCTGGGCGTCTCAGGGTGCCGAGTGGATTCATCTGGTCGACCTCGATGCCGCGTTCGGTCGAGGCTCCAACCAGGCCACGATCAAGAAGGTTGTTCGCCAGGTTCGTGGCACGCTAAACGTTGAGCTCTCCGGTGGAATCCGCGACGACCGCTCCCTTGAGGCGGCGCTGGCCACCGGCGCGAAACGTCTCAACCTGGGCACGGCAGCGCTGGAGAACCCGGAGTGGGCAGCCCACGTCATCGCCGAATACGGTGACGCCATCGCCATTGGCCTCGACGTGCGTGGCACGACACTTGCAACGCGAGGTTGGACAAAGGAGGGCGGAGACCTCTGGTCGGTCATGGAGCGACTCGAAGATGCCGGATGCTCCCGTTACGTTGTCACCGACGTCACGAAGGATGGCACGATGCAGGGCCCCAACGTTGCTCTCCTCCGCGAGGTTCTTGCGCACACGCCAAAGCCCGTCATTGCTTCCGGTGGAATTTCGAGCCTTGATGACCTCATCGCTCTGCGTGAACTTGTGCCGCTGGGCCTCGAGGGCGCCATCGTCGGCAAGGCCCTCTACAACGGAGCGTTCACCCTCGGCGAGGCGCTGGACGTCGCCGGCGCGTGAGCGCTCACGGGGATCACGAGCATCACTCCGAGCCGTCTCATCTGACGGACTCGGCGGGTCAACCGTGGGCAGGGCGAAGCTTCGGCGAGACGCCGTTCTCCGATGATGACGGCTCCGCAGACCCTGGTCTCCTGGACGCTATCGCGCAGTTCCGCTCAGGCGAGGCGACACCTGAAGAGGTCGTTGACGCTCTGCGGAGCGTGAGGCTCCTTGTTCCGTTGATGGCGACCCTGGGTGAGGCTGGCGAGAATGCCAGCGGAGTTACCGTGGATAAGAGCGCCGATCTGGCGATCGTCACCGTGGCCGGCCCCGACGGTCGGTCCGTTATGCCGGTTTTCTCTTCTGTCGCCGCCATGCAGGCCTGGAATCCCCGCGCCCGTCCCGTGCCGACAGAGTCTGTGCGCGTTGCGCTTGCCGCAGCCGATGAGGGAACCGATCTTGTTGTGCTCGACCCGACATCCGATTCTGAGTTTGTAGTGCGCAGGCCAGCAGTGTGGGCGATCGCCCAGTCACTGCCGTGGGTTGCGTGCTGGCGCGATCCGGAGGTGTCGGCAGTCGTCGAGCGAATCTGCGGTGCCGAGGGGGATGTCGTTTCGGTTGAGCTGATGCCCGGCGATCCCGATGCACGCTTGCGCGGCCCAGAGCTAATCGTCGTGCTGGGTCTGCGCGCAGGACTCGAGCCTCAGGCCCTTCGCGAACTCGTGGCGAGGATCCAGGCGGGGCTGTCGACGAGCGAGGTTGTGGCCACGAGGGTGGATTCGCTCACCGTGCGTCTTGCCCCGGCGAGCTAGGTGCGGTTAAGCACGCTAGCCCGCCAGTGAGGCGTTGCCGTCGACTAGACGACGGAACCGGTGAACTTTTCGCCAGGACCATTGCCGGGGGCGTCGGGGAACGCTGATGCCTCGCGGAACGCGAGTTGAACCGACCGCAGGCCATCCCGCAGGGGGCGAGCGTGTGAGTCGGAGAGGTCAGGGGCCGCTGCGGTGATGAGCCCGGCGAGTGCGGTGATCAGCTTCCGGGCCTCGTCCAGGTCTAGCTGGTTCTCGGGGTCGTCGGCGAGACCGCATTTGACGGCGGCGGCGCTCAGCAGGTGAACGGCAACAGTATTGATGACCTCGATAGCGGGCACGTCGGCGATATCGCGGGCCGCATCCTCTTCGAAGGCCATCTCGTTCAGGTGGCCGTTGTCGTGCGCGCTATCGCTCATGTGAATTCCTCTGCTAGAATCATGCGGGCTTCGAAACCGATGTAGGTTTCGAATACGAAAGTGGAGATTCTCCCACCCGCGC is drawn from Salinibacterium hongtaonis and contains these coding sequences:
- a CDS encoding SseB family protein; protein product: MSAHGDHEHHSEPSHLTDSAGQPWAGRSFGETPFSDDDGSADPGLLDAIAQFRSGEATPEEVVDALRSVRLLVPLMATLGEAGENASGVTVDKSADLAIVTVAGPDGRSVMPVFSSVAAMQAWNPRARPVPTESVRVALAAADEGTDLVVLDPTSDSEFVVRRPAVWAIAQSLPWVACWRDPEVSAVVERICGAEGDVVSVELMPGDPDARLRGPELIVVLGLRAGLEPQALRELVARIQAGLSTSEVVATRVDSLTVRLAPAS
- a CDS encoding DUF1844 domain-containing protein, coding for MSDSAHDNGHLNEMAFEEDAARDIADVPAIEVINTVAVHLLSAAAVKCGLADDPENQLDLDEARKLITALAGLITAAAPDLSDSHARPLRDGLRSVQLAFREASAFPDAPGNGPGEKFTGSVV
- the priA gene encoding bifunctional 1-(5-phosphoribosyl)-5-((5-phosphoribosylamino)methylideneamino)imidazole-4-carboxamide isomerase/phosphoribosylanthranilate isomerase PriA — translated: MSEFNTTPGLTLFPAVDVSDGKAVRLTRGEAGSETSYGDPVAAAEAWASQGAEWIHLVDLDAAFGRGSNQATIKKVVRQVRGTLNVELSGGIRDDRSLEAALATGAKRLNLGTAALENPEWAAHVIAEYGDAIAIGLDVRGTTLATRGWTKEGGDLWSVMERLEDAGCSRYVVTDVTKDGTMQGPNVALLREVLAHTPKPVIASGGISSLDDLIALRELVPLGLEGAIVGKALYNGAFTLGEALDVAGA
- the hisH gene encoding imidazole glycerol phosphate synthase subunit HisH, which codes for MSKPSVVVLDYGSGNVHSVVKALELAGADVSLTADAKAVAEADGLLVPGVGAFSAVMDALARVNGPEMIDRRLAGGRPVLGICVGMQVLFERGIERGQTTEGLGEWPGTVEELDAPVVPHMGWNTVEAAPESALFSGIEDERFYFVHSYAARDWSLDIIPPFPPAHLTWADHGGRFLAAVENGPLSATQFHPEKSGEPGIRLLANWLGTLGR